One Clostridium sp. CM027 genomic window carries:
- a CDS encoding alpha/beta fold hydrolase, which translates to MFSIVIGTIIGLLLIMLFILWLWGPGKVESYLDENGNVLEGSVSEIARVEIGGLEQGMIIKGKKDTNPVLLFLHGGPGNPEYVLAKEYNINLEDYFTVCWWEQRGSGMSYSSSIEKGSITLDQMIFDTVEVTNYLRERFGKEKIYIMGHSWGSFLGINSIDRYPELYEAYLGIGQVVNQFESEKLGYELMLSTAEANGDEKSIKNLKKFTLNTPEDITTDYLMVRSSIMNEQGYGVFHMPKSKCGLLMPIFKAKEYTIKDKYGYAAGSLLSLEQPMNHSINITNLNETIKELKVPVYIFHGIYDKQVSYDIALKYYEGLKAPKKQFYKLENSEHSPFMEEVDKFMGIIKEDILQVYS; encoded by the coding sequence ATGTTTAGTATTGTAATAGGTACAATAATAGGATTGTTATTAATTATGTTATTTATTTTATGGTTATGGGGTCCAGGGAAAGTAGAATCATACCTTGATGAAAATGGAAATGTATTAGAAGGAAGCGTATCAGAAATTGCAAGGGTTGAAATTGGTGGCTTAGAGCAAGGTATGATTATTAAAGGTAAAAAAGATACTAATCCTGTGTTATTATTTTTACATGGTGGACCTGGCAATCCAGAATATGTTCTTGCAAAAGAATATAATATTAATTTAGAAGATTATTTTACAGTTTGTTGGTGGGAACAAAGAGGAAGTGGAATGTCTTATTCTTCATCAATTGAAAAGGGAAGTATAACTCTGGATCAAATGATTTTTGATACTGTAGAGGTCACAAATTACTTAAGAGAGAGATTTGGTAAAGAAAAAATATATATAATGGGACACTCATGGGGATCATTTTTGGGGATAAATTCTATTGATAGATATCCTGAACTTTATGAAGCCTATTTAGGAATTGGACAAGTTGTTAATCAATTTGAGTCAGAAAAACTTGGATATGAACTTATGTTATCAACAGCTGAAGCAAATGGGGATGAGAAGTCTATAAAAAATCTTAAGAAATTTACACTTAATACACCTGAGGACATAACTACTGATTATCTTATGGTACGTTCTTCAATTATGAATGAACAGGGGTATGGTGTATTTCATATGCCAAAATCAAAATGCGGGTTGTTAATGCCAATATTTAAGGCTAAGGAGTATACAATAAAAGATAAATATGGATATGCAGCAGGTTCTTTATTATCCCTTGAACAGCCTATGAATCACTCTATAAATATTACTAATTTAAATGAAACAATTAAAGAATTGAAAGTACCAGTATACATTTTTCATGGTATATATGATAAGCAGGTTTCTTATGACATTGCTTTAAAATATTATGAAGGATTAAAAGCTCCTAAAAAGCAATTCTACAAATTGGAAAATTCTGAACATAGCCCATTTATGGAAGAAGTAGATAAATTCATGGGAATAATAAAAGAGGATATACTCCAAGTATATAGTTGA
- a CDS encoding ATP-binding protein: MCKYKILIIYEIGYLPIDIDAANLFFQLISKRYERHCTIITTNPNFSNWFIC; encoded by the coding sequence ATTTGTAAATATAAAATTTTAATTATATATGAAATAGGTTATTTACCTATAGATATTGATGCTGCAAATTTATTTTTTCAACTAATATCAAAAAGATATGAAAGACATTGTACAATCATTACTACAAATCCCAACTTCTCAAATTGGTTTATATGTTAG
- a CDS encoding alpha/beta fold hydrolase: MGDYYKIRGKDIYTEILGEDSSPVLLFIHGGPGGIGVVDFIQYQGERLSKNFKVIAPEQRGVWRSEAILDEENISLEDIIEDFEELRKKLHINKWSLLSHSFGGYIAVLYANLYPDSIEYMIYECPSFDFALSERSMLKAAANELAKLGNPILAEEYFKALKDIKDYKGINKLLMKALNELGGNCNNFMWYGNDKRIIEKIAVATKDGGSLWRKSTNTRMKLLKDWRVYNDVFTELSNVNKSSLLIKGKYDPITCEVQTEEFMKRAKDKQVVTFDFSGHYARIEEPDKYCEVITSYIYKMMK, translated from the coding sequence ATGGGAGATTATTATAAAATTAGGGGAAAAGATATCTATACTGAAATTCTAGGAGAGGATTCATCACCAGTATTGTTATTTATTCATGGTGGGCCCGGTGGAATTGGTGTTGTAGATTTTATTCAATATCAGGGGGAAAGATTATCAAAGAACTTTAAAGTTATAGCTCCAGAGCAAAGGGGAGTATGGAGATCTGAGGCTATTTTAGATGAAGAAAATATTTCACTAGAAGATATTATTGAAGACTTTGAAGAATTAAGAAAAAAATTACATATAAATAAATGGTCACTGCTTAGTCACTCATTTGGTGGGTATATTGCTGTTCTTTATGCTAATTTATACCCTGATTCTATTGAATATATGATATATGAATGTCCGTCTTTTGATTTTGCACTTTCAGAGCGTTCTATGCTAAAGGCGGCAGCTAATGAATTGGCTAAGTTAGGAAACCCTATATTGGCAGAAGAATATTTTAAAGCATTAAAAGATATTAAAGATTACAAAGGAATTAATAAACTTCTTATGAAGGCATTAAATGAGCTTGGAGGGAACTGTAATAACTTTATGTGGTATGGAAATGATAAGCGAATAATTGAAAAAATAGCTGTGGCTACTAAAGATGGTGGAAGCTTATGGCGTAAATCTACAAATACAAGAATGAAATTACTAAAGGATTGGCGAGTATATAATGATGTATTTACTGAATTATCAAATGTAAATAAGTCTTCTTTATTAATTAAAGGTAAATATGATCCAATAACTTGTGAAGTACAAACAGAGGAATTTATGAAGCGAGCGAAAGACAAACAAGTGGTTACATTTGATTTTTCTGGTCATTATGCTAGAATTGAAGAGCCTGATAAGTATTGTGAAGTTATAACAAGTTATATATATAAGATGATGAAATAA
- a CDS encoding AraC family transcriptional regulator, with product MLNNTLEYIERNLDAVLNIDDISKVACSSRYHFQRVFYALTGFTVTQYIRNRRLTLAAEELVATDKRVTDIALKYGYENPEAFTKAFKRLHGISPSALKKLNGKIKAFPKISFQISIKGEYEIIYRIVEKGDLKVFGAEFVTTALNDAAYEEIPKFINKIFKNGTHDRINELRGNPKGTLLNGFHYGFEEDGTRKYIMGDEILEEDIPDEFTILEVPKLTWAVFEGNGAVPNNLIIQDIWRRIYSEWFPSSGFEQMEGPCIEKNFWNDDGQSGYRCEVWIPIRRK from the coding sequence TTGCTTAACAATACACTTGAATACATTGAAAGAAATTTGGACGCAGTACTTAATATAGATGACATATCAAAAGTTGCATGTTCATCACGATATCACTTTCAGCGTGTTTTTTATGCATTAACAGGATTTACAGTAACTCAGTATATAAGAAATCGCAGACTTACCCTTGCCGCAGAAGAGTTGGTTGCAACAGACAAAAGAGTAACTGATATAGCATTGAAATATGGTTATGAAAATCCCGAAGCATTTACCAAAGCTTTTAAAAGATTGCATGGGATATCACCATCAGCTTTAAAAAAGCTTAATGGAAAAATTAAAGCTTTTCCCAAGATTTCTTTTCAAATATCAATAAAAGGAGAATATGAAATTATTTATAGAATAGTTGAAAAGGGAGATCTCAAAGTATTTGGTGCAGAATTTGTAACAACGGCGCTTAATGATGCTGCGTATGAGGAGATACCCAAATTTATTAATAAGATTTTTAAAAATGGAACACATGATAGGATAAATGAACTTCGAGGAAACCCCAAAGGCACTTTGTTAAATGGATTTCATTATGGATTTGAAGAAGATGGAACAAGAAAATATATAATGGGAGATGAAATTCTCGAAGAAGATATACCAGATGAATTTACTATACTAGAGGTACCAAAACTTACATGGGCAGTATTTGAAGGTAATGGAGCTGTGCCCAATAATTTGATTATACAAGATATTTGGAGACGTATATATTCAGAATGGTTCCCCTCTTCTGGATTTGAACAAATGGAGGGGCCATGTATTGAAAAAAACTTTTGGAATGATGATGGGCAGAGTGGATATAGATGCGAAGTATGGATTCCTATAAGGAGAAAATAG
- a CDS encoding phage holin family protein — protein MDKNNIFLKIYGISGILGILSKIFTSIQTSYTILLVLISLDTITGIYTAIKYKRFSSVGLRKFTKKVSTYTLSIITVKLLENIIVPIVNTSMLSQTVIAFLAITESISILENLTLVGVPIPSNFLPLLIKTLKIPGLNNLLEDSKHNKEESSAIDDIDDIVNYQIPTFEDKYMRMFLEIKYDVWKSIINQIMLINETIQDNPDILFCKILSLVELGINDTNKRWVEEKIPIKYIEKISQEHQSKIDKCIEKLKIICYSEKTTGEKKDQIIDCILIALYQTIIDARKMI, from the coding sequence ATGGACAAGAACAACATTTTTTTAAAAATATATGGAATATCTGGAATATTGGGCATCCTTTCTAAAATATTCACAAGCATACAAACTTCATATACTATACTTTTGGTGCTTATTAGCTTAGATACTATTACAGGAATATATACTGCTATAAAATATAAAAGGTTTTCAAGTGTGGGACTACGTAAATTCACTAAAAAAGTTAGCACTTATACACTTTCCATAATTACAGTTAAATTGTTAGAGAATATTATAGTTCCAATAGTAAATACAAGCATGTTATCTCAAACTGTTATAGCTTTTCTAGCAATTACAGAGAGCATAAGTATTTTAGAAAATCTAACATTAGTCGGAGTGCCTATACCTTCTAATTTTTTACCTTTATTGATTAAGACCTTAAAGATACCAGGATTAAATAATTTGTTGGAAGATTCGAAACACAACAAGGAAGAATCCTCTGCTATTGATGATATTGATGATATAGTAAATTATCAAATTCCTACTTTTGAGGATAAATATATGAGGATGTTTTTAGAAATTAAATATGATGTATGGAAGTCTATTATTAATCAAATCATGCTTATAAATGAAACTATTCAGGATAATCCAGATATTTTGTTTTGTAAGATACTATCATTAGTAGAGTTAGGCATTAACGATACGAATAAGAGATGGGTAGAAGAGAAAATTCCAATTAAATATATTGAAAAAATATCGCAAGAACATCAGTCTAAAATAGATAAGTGCATAGAGAAGCTAAAAATCATTTGTTACTCTGAGAAAACTACAGGGGAGAAAAAAGATCAGATTATTGATTGTATTCTAATAGCTTTATATCAAACAATAATTGATGCACGTAAAATGATATAA
- a CDS encoding NAD(P)/FAD-dependent oxidoreductase, producing MLKVIVVGGGPAGIMAAISAAKNSEVILIERNKEIGAKLKLTGGGRCNITNNRDIEEFFDKIVSNKKFLYSALYTFSNNQLLEYFKGIGLEYKEELDQKIYTKSNRADEVIELLKNDLERNNVKIMYNSKVQGLIVEDGQIKGVVTDDGKRILGEKVIVTTGGKSYPDSGSDGSMFEVLSKCGHTITPLYAALIPLVIKEEFVKSLQGVAMKDVVVSAKIKKKSIEKFGDMIFTHFGISGPAVLKLSSYISKALGEGEVQVTLDFLRNKSKEEISEIMWSNPNKTVLNNLKGILPQNYLKEIFDMLGVTEVKINDLKKTDENKIITYMKEMKLTVRETLSIKAAQVTSGGVKVKEINASTMESKLIKNLYFAGEVMDIDAETGGYNLQMAFSTGYLAGSN from the coding sequence ATGCTAAAAGTTATTGTTGTTGGAGGAGGACCTGCTGGTATCATGGCAGCTATCAGTGCAGCAAAAAATAGTGAAGTTATATTAATAGAAAGAAACAAAGAAATTGGTGCAAAGCTAAAACTTACGGGTGGAGGCAGATGCAATATTACAAATAATAGAGATATAGAGGAATTTTTTGATAAGATAGTAAGTAATAAGAAATTTCTATATAGCGCTCTTTATACATTTTCAAATAATCAACTTTTAGAATACTTTAAAGGAATTGGATTAGAATATAAGGAGGAGCTTGACCAAAAGATATATACCAAAAGTAATAGGGCCGATGAAGTTATAGAATTACTGAAAAATGATTTAGAAAGAAATAATGTTAAGATTATGTATAACAGTAAGGTTCAAGGGTTGATAGTTGAAGATGGACAAATTAAAGGTGTAGTAACGGATGATGGCAAGCGGATTTTAGGCGAAAAGGTAATTGTTACAACAGGAGGAAAGAGCTACCCAGATTCTGGTTCAGATGGTTCTATGTTTGAAGTATTAAGTAAATGTGGACACACTATAACACCTTTATACGCAGCATTAATCCCATTAGTTATAAAGGAAGAGTTTGTTAAGAGTTTACAAGGCGTTGCAATGAAGGATGTTGTAGTTTCAGCTAAGATTAAAAAGAAGAGTATAGAAAAGTTTGGTGATATGATATTCACTCATTTTGGAATATCAGGACCAGCAGTGTTAAAGCTTTCATCTTATATAAGCAAAGCTTTAGGAGAGGGAGAAGTACAAGTTACTTTAGATTTTTTAAGAAATAAGTCTAAGGAGGAAATATCAGAGATTATGTGGAGCAATCCAAATAAGACTGTACTTAATAATTTAAAAGGCATTCTTCCACAAAATTACTTGAAAGAAATATTTGATATGTTAGGAGTAACAGAGGTTAAGATTAATGACTTAAAGAAGACTGATGAGAATAAGATAATTACTTATATGAAGGAAATGAAACTAACAGTTAGAGAAACTTTATCGATTAAAGCAGCTCAAGTAACTTCAGGTGGAGTTAAAGTTAAAGAAATAAATGCTTCAACTATGGAATCAAAACTTATAAAAAATCTTTATTTTGCAGGAGAAGTTATGGATATTGATGCTGAGACAGGTGGATATAATCTTCAAATGGCATTTTCTACAGGATACTTAGCGGGAAGCAATTAA
- a CDS encoding MarR family transcriptional regulator, translated as MDINKIEQIIFNHIDEFKVLFFPEQWSDIFLDFSKNEILALLFLHRKKNANMTEIAEYINAPLNTATGVIARLEKKLMVERIRSAEDRRIVLITLTEVASTVIEKEKAMIVKYFIEIYGKLTEEEISSALSIYNKVLGVFKGIKNPVKEDVPVKKLRKIIIE; from the coding sequence ATGGATATAAACAAAATAGAGCAAATTATTTTTAATCATATTGATGAGTTTAAGGTTTTGTTTTTTCCAGAACAGTGGAGTGATATATTCTTAGATTTTTCTAAGAATGAAATATTAGCATTATTATTCTTGCATCGAAAAAAGAATGCTAATATGACGGAAATAGCAGAGTACATAAATGCTCCATTAAATACTGCCACAGGGGTTATCGCTAGATTAGAAAAAAAGCTAATGGTAGAAAGAATAAGAAGTGCAGAGGATAGAAGAATAGTTTTAATAACCCTTACAGAGGTTGCAAGTACTGTGATTGAGAAGGAAAAGGCTATGATTGTTAAATATTTTATTGAGATTTACGGAAAGCTTACCGAGGAGGAAATTTCTTCAGCTTTAAGTATTTATAACAAAGTACTGGGAGTTTTTAAGGGAATTAAGAATCCAGTTAAAGAAGATGTTCCTGTTAAAAAATTAAGAAAAATAATTATTGAATAG
- a CDS encoding ArsA family ATPase, with translation MKRIIIFTGKGGVGKTSAAAAHALKASIEGIKTLIVSTDMAHNLSDIFMQQIKNEPTEMRENLWGLEIDPNYEMENYYGSIQAAFKKMMVFKDEEQAESFEDIVVFPGMEELFCLLKIKDLYDKGTYDLIIVDSAPTGETISLLKFPELMSWYMEKLFPIGKVAMKVLRPISKIAFKIEMPDKQAMNDIEKLYIMLTDLQNLFKDRESCSIRLVTIPEKMVIEETKRNYMYLNLYNFNVDAIYINRIIPQDIGNEFFDEWKCIQGKYMEEIDSVFLNLPRFKIKWYEVDINGICGLERIVVDSLNVKDIFKVQKITFNEKFEKVEGGYKLQVYVPFGDKKDLELYETGSDISIKIGNFKRNIPCPNSLRKYSISKADFNEDYLSIYFDEKVD, from the coding sequence ATGAAAAGAATAATTATTTTTACTGGAAAAGGTGGAGTGGGTAAAACAAGCGCCGCAGCAGCTCATGCACTTAAGGCTTCAATAGAGGGAATAAAAACTTTAATTGTTAGCACTGATATGGCACATAACTTGAGTGATATTTTTATGCAACAAATAAAGAATGAGCCTACAGAAATGCGGGAAAATTTATGGGGGCTTGAAATTGATCCTAATTATGAAATGGAGAATTATTATGGGAGTATTCAAGCTGCTTTTAAAAAAATGATGGTTTTTAAAGATGAAGAGCAAGCAGAAAGTTTTGAGGATATTGTTGTGTTTCCAGGAATGGAAGAGCTATTTTGTCTTTTGAAAATTAAAGATTTATATGACAAAGGTACTTATGACCTAATAATTGTGGATAGTGCACCCACAGGAGAGACCATATCCCTTTTAAAATTTCCAGAGCTTATGAGTTGGTACATGGAGAAATTATTTCCCATTGGAAAGGTTGCAATGAAAGTGCTCAGACCTATCTCTAAAATAGCATTTAAAATAGAAATGCCTGATAAGCAAGCTATGAATGATATTGAAAAACTTTATATAATGCTAACAGATCTTCAAAACTTATTTAAGGATAGAGAGAGTTGCAGTATAAGATTGGTTACAATTCCTGAAAAAATGGTTATTGAAGAGACCAAGAGAAATTACATGTATTTAAATCTTTATAATTTTAATGTAGATGCAATATATATTAACAGGATAATACCCCAGGATATAGGTAATGAATTTTTTGATGAGTGGAAATGCATTCAAGGAAAGTACATGGAAGAAATAGATTCAGTATTTTTGAATTTACCGAGGTTCAAAATTAAATGGTATGAGGTAGATATTAATGGAATTTGCGGCTTAGAAAGGATAGTTGTGGATTCTCTGAATGTTAAGGATATATTTAAGGTTCAAAAAATAACCTTTAACGAGAAATTTGAAAAGGTTGAGGGTGGTTATAAGCTTCAAGTTTATGTGCCTTTTGGAGATAAGAAAGACTTAGAACTGTATGAAACTGGTTCTGATATATCCATAAAAATAGGCAATTTTAAGAGGAATATTCCTTGTCCAAATTCACTGAGAAAATACTCAATAAGTAAAGCTGATTTTAATGAGGATTATCTATCTATTTATTTTGATGAGAAGGTGGATTAG
- a CDS encoding ArsA family ATPase — MRIILYTGKGGVGKTSVASAAACQIAKQGKNVIIMSTDQAHSLSDAFGVKLSNTPTQISENLEAIEVDALIENEAIWGNIKGYIEKLMLLKNAKTIEVEELLVFPGFEDLISLLKIKQINDENNYEVLIVDCAPTGETMSLLKFPELFKWWMDKIFPMKRKMAKIAKPIIEHTVKIPLPDERTFDEIEMLYKKIDELHKLMLQKDKVSLRIVTTPEKIVIKEAKRNFSYLHLYDFNVDAIIVNKIISEEGGKGYFEKWMKLQSENLKEISESFSPVPIFKTELMHSEVRNYEVLLNMGESIFKEVSADKVLFKDKIFEIEKSSTDESYYLNINMPFVDKNELNLLQNGDEISISIKNEKRNFVLPQKLQSKEIIKAGYKDGKLRIQFNFREQKVKYI, encoded by the coding sequence ATGAGAATTATTTTATATACAGGAAAAGGTGGAGTTGGAAAAACTAGTGTCGCATCAGCCGCAGCCTGCCAGATTGCAAAGCAGGGGAAAAATGTGATTATAATGAGCACTGATCAGGCTCATAGTCTTTCCGATGCCTTCGGTGTAAAGCTATCGAATACACCTACCCAAATTTCAGAAAATTTAGAAGCTATAGAGGTGGATGCTCTTATTGAAAATGAAGCTATTTGGGGGAATATCAAAGGCTATATAGAAAAATTGATGCTTTTAAAAAATGCAAAAACCATTGAGGTTGAAGAATTACTGGTTTTCCCAGGGTTCGAGGATCTGATCTCCTTACTTAAAATTAAACAGATTAATGATGAAAATAACTATGAGGTGTTAATAGTTGATTGTGCTCCTACTGGCGAAACTATGTCGCTTTTGAAGTTTCCAGAGCTTTTCAAGTGGTGGATGGACAAAATTTTTCCTATGAAAAGAAAGATGGCAAAAATTGCAAAGCCAATAATTGAGCATACAGTAAAGATTCCGCTTCCTGATGAGAGAACTTTTGATGAAATAGAAATGCTATATAAGAAAATTGATGAACTCCATAAGTTAATGCTCCAAAAGGATAAGGTAAGCCTTAGAATAGTTACTACTCCAGAAAAGATTGTTATCAAGGAAGCTAAAAGAAATTTTTCTTATTTGCATCTCTATGATTTTAATGTAGACGCAATTATTGTAAATAAAATAATTTCAGAAGAGGGAGGGAAAGGATATTTCGAAAAATGGATGAAGCTTCAAAGTGAAAATCTTAAGGAGATAAGTGAAAGTTTTAGCCCGGTACCAATTTTCAAAACTGAGTTAATGCATAGCGAGGTTAGGAATTATGAGGTCCTATTAAATATGGGAGAAAGTATATTTAAAGAAGTTTCTGCAGACAAAGTGCTCTTTAAAGACAAAATTTTTGAAATTGAAAAATCAAGTACAGATGAAAGCTATTATTTAAATATCAATATGCCTTTTGTAGATAAAAATGAATTAAATTTACTTCAAAATGGAGATGAAATTAGTATTTCCATTAAAAATGAAAAACGAAATTTTGTACTTCCACAAAAATTACAATCAAAGGAAATCATTAAAGCCGGTTACAAGGATGGGAAATTAAGAATACAATTTAATTTTAGGGAGCAAAAAGTGAAATATATTTAG
- a CDS encoding GyrI-like domain-containing protein, with translation MEEKIVSFEGFKAVGIPYFGNNSNSEIATLWESFNKNCGDIKQKSKSMLYYGICDYGNCGMDSEGRFNYTACAEVDSFSDVPEGMVTKVVPEGKYMVYTYSGAIKDLGAFYNDVFEKFIPSSSYEFDCRPLLELYDERFMNNGQFDICVPIK, from the coding sequence ATGGAAGAAAAAATAGTAAGCTTTGAAGGATTTAAGGCTGTAGGTATACCTTATTTTGGAAACAATAGTAATAGTGAAATTGCTACTCTTTGGGAATCATTTAACAAAAACTGCGGAGACATAAAGCAAAAAAGCAAGTCCATGCTGTATTATGGTATATGTGATTATGGAAATTGTGGAATGGATTCAGAAGGTAGGTTCAACTATACTGCTTGCGCCGAAGTAGACAGCTTTTCTGATGTACCTGAAGGTATGGTAACAAAGGTTGTCCCAGAGGGTAAGTACATGGTGTATACTTATAGTGGAGCTATAAAAGATTTAGGTGCATTTTACAATGATGTATTTGAAAAGTTCATTCCATCCTCTTCGTATGAATTTGATTGTAGACCCCTACTAGAATTGTACGACGAGAGATTTATGAATAATGGACAATTTGACATATGTGTTCCTATTAAATAA
- a CDS encoding YafY family protein, whose product MRLHRLLGIIMLLNTRGIMKAGNLSKILETSERTIYRDMDILCESGIPILSIPGPSGGFSFVEGYKINSNNLASGDVVNLLLSGMGIHSEKNTEMSQQLKLAVIKLENSVSKEHREEIIKAKERFFIDSQPWWGTRIQNQNVDIIKKSVLNLKKLKVHYKKFDGEVSERIIRPYGAVVKDSQWYVVAFCELKNEIRIFKCSRIESIEVLDESFSMDENFNLGKFWENSKHQFVRQSYLKVNHASYPVKIKFYEEKKRTLEGFCVLSSMKVNDNWFYDIDMISFQTACNVIFPLSDRIEVLEPIELRSYIIRKTNIISYLYRAT is encoded by the coding sequence ATGAGACTTCACAGGCTGCTCGGAATTATTATGTTGCTTAATACACGAGGAATAATGAAAGCCGGAAATTTATCAAAAATACTTGAAACCTCAGAAAGAACTATATACAGAGATATGGATATATTGTGCGAATCAGGTATTCCTATTTTATCAATTCCAGGTCCCAGTGGAGGTTTTTCTTTTGTTGAGGGGTATAAAATCAATTCTAATAACCTAGCGAGCGGAGATGTAGTTAATCTATTGCTTTCAGGTATGGGTATACACTCAGAAAAAAATACTGAAATGTCGCAGCAACTAAAACTTGCCGTCATTAAGCTTGAAAATAGTGTATCAAAGGAACATAGAGAAGAAATTATTAAAGCTAAGGAAAGGTTTTTTATTGATTCGCAACCTTGGTGGGGCACGCGAATACAAAATCAGAATGTAGATATAATAAAAAAATCAGTGCTTAATTTAAAAAAGTTAAAAGTTCACTATAAAAAATTTGACGGAGAAGTATCCGAAAGGATTATAAGACCTTATGGTGCTGTGGTAAAAGATTCTCAGTGGTATGTGGTAGCGTTTTGTGAATTAAAAAACGAGATTAGAATTTTTAAATGTAGCAGAATTGAAAGTATTGAAGTGCTAGATGAAAGCTTCAGCATGGATGAGAACTTTAACCTGGGAAAGTTTTGGGAAAATAGTAAGCATCAATTTGTGAGACAATCCTACCTCAAAGTAAACCACGCTTCATACCCTGTTAAAATTAAATTCTATGAGGAAAAGAAGCGGACCCTTGAAGGCTTTTGTGTACTCTCTTCCATGAAAGTTAATGATAATTGGTTTTATGATATCGACATGATAAGTTTTCAAACTGCCTGCAATGTAATTTTTCCTTTAAGTGATAGAATTGAGGTTTTAGAGCCTATAGAGCTTAGATCGTACATAATTAGAAAAACAAATATAATTTCATATTTATATAGGGCTACATAA